In one Fundulus heteroclitus isolate FHET01 chromosome 3, MU-UCD_Fhet_4.1, whole genome shotgun sequence genomic region, the following are encoded:
- the LOC105919126 gene encoding C-type lectin domain family 9 member A-like, whose amino-acid sequence MDEQNIYKTSKGEEQADPRFRSLMLCLGTVSILLVASIIIIIRISVVLHRQDVNLKEMMSKMQICGNQTEVLPRDDLTWMLEVILKFDNFPVSEYFVGKKCHPCQKGWIEFHTKCYLFLEGLIYKTWEQSQQYCKNKAADLVTVDNLQEQEFLSNHSTYYYDDHHGYWLGLRKVNIWQWPDGRNNTLRRDAGDGHQPLNDLPEIKQLKMDGSSAPCWFAYVTQVKVCNIE is encoded by the exons ATGGatgaacaaaacatttataaaacttcAAAAG GTGAAGAACAGGCCGACCCACGTTTCCGTTCATTGATGTTGTGTTTGGGAACAGTTTCTATCCTCCTGGTGGcgagcatcatcatcatcatccgcA TCAGTGTGGTTCTGCACAGACAGGATGTAAACCTCAAGGAGATGATGTCAAAGATGCAAATCTGTGGGAACCAGACTGAGGTGCTCCCCAGAGATGACCTCACCTGGATGCTGGAAGTCATCCTGAAGTTCGACAACTTTCCAGTCTCAGAATACTTCGTTGGTAAAA AGTGTCATCCATGTCAGAAAGGTTGGATTGAGTTTCACACAAAGTGCTATCTGTTCTTGGAAGGTTTAATTTATAAAACCTGGGAGCAGAGTCAGCAGtactgcaaaaacaaagctgcagaTCTGGTTACTGTCGATAACTTGCAGGAACAG GAGTTTCTCAGTAATCACAGTACCTACTACTATGACGATCATCATGGATACTGGTTGGGCCTACGTAAAGTTAACATTTGGCAATGGCCTGATGGACGCAACAACACTCTTCG CAGAGATGccggagatgggcaccagccccTCAATGACCTTCCAGAGATTAAGCAGCTAAAGATGGATGGGAGCAGTGCCCCCTGCTGGTTCGCATACGTTACGCAGGTGAAGGTGTGCAACATTGAATAG